In the Bordetella genomosp. 10 genome, one interval contains:
- a CDS encoding acyl-CoA synthetase encodes MNDQYQALYQSFRWLVPTQFNIADVCCHRWAANSPDARRIAIYYEDEAGNREVWTYARLAEAANQLANGLVRMGVGKGDRVGVVLGQRPETVVAHMATYSVGAVILPLSSLFGPDALEARLRDAEARVAIVDAASSANLLAVADQCPALHQIIGIGFADECVLPWRSLLARQPSEFKPVPTLATDPAILLYTSGTTGAPKGALLPHSVLIGNLPGFVASQDWFPKPGDVFWSPADWAWTGGMMDALLPTLYFGHPIVATRARFSPERAFELMERYQVTNTFLFPTALKAMMKTVPAPRERYKLALRAMMSAGESVGQAVFDWCRTALGITPNEMFGQTEMNYLVGNSQRRWPAKAGSMGRPYPGHQVAVIDDEGRPVAAGEIGEVALNRLDIHGYPDPILFLGYWNNPAATAAKFTGDWCRTGDLARIDADGYLWYAGRSDDVFKSAGYRIGPGEIESCLVSHPAVANAAVVPKPDAERGALVKAYVVRTAEYAEREPQALIQELQDYVRDRLAAYEYPKEIEFLDELPMTTSGKIQRRVLRLREEERAANAAHDAT; translated from the coding sequence ATGAACGATCAATACCAGGCGCTTTACCAATCCTTCCGCTGGCTCGTGCCCACGCAGTTCAACATCGCGGATGTGTGCTGCCATCGCTGGGCCGCCAACAGCCCCGATGCGCGGCGCATTGCGATTTATTACGAAGACGAAGCCGGCAACCGCGAAGTGTGGACCTACGCGCGGTTGGCGGAAGCGGCCAACCAGCTCGCCAACGGCTTGGTGCGCATGGGCGTGGGCAAGGGTGACCGGGTAGGTGTTGTATTAGGACAACGGCCGGAGACCGTGGTGGCCCACATGGCCACCTACAGCGTCGGCGCCGTCATCCTGCCGCTTTCCTCGCTGTTCGGACCGGACGCCCTGGAAGCCAGGCTGCGCGACGCCGAGGCCCGGGTCGCCATCGTCGACGCCGCTTCCAGCGCCAACCTGCTGGCGGTGGCGGACCAGTGCCCGGCCCTGCACCAGATCATCGGCATCGGCTTCGCCGACGAATGCGTCCTGCCCTGGCGCAGCCTGCTGGCGCGCCAGCCCTCGGAATTCAAGCCGGTGCCGACGCTGGCGACCGACCCGGCCATCCTGCTCTATACCTCCGGCACCACCGGCGCGCCCAAGGGCGCTCTGCTGCCGCATTCGGTGCTGATCGGCAACCTGCCCGGCTTCGTCGCCTCGCAGGACTGGTTCCCCAAGCCCGGCGACGTCTTCTGGTCGCCCGCCGACTGGGCCTGGACCGGCGGCATGATGGACGCCCTGCTGCCGACGCTGTACTTCGGCCATCCCATCGTCGCCACCCGCGCCCGCTTCTCGCCGGAGCGCGCGTTCGAGTTGATGGAGCGCTACCAGGTCACCAATACCTTCCTCTTCCCCACCGCCCTGAAGGCGATGATGAAGACGGTGCCGGCCCCGCGCGAACGCTACAAGCTGGCCTTGCGCGCCATGATGAGCGCCGGCGAGAGCGTCGGCCAGGCCGTGTTCGACTGGTGCCGGACGGCCCTGGGCATCACGCCCAACGAAATGTTCGGCCAGACCGAGATGAATTACCTGGTCGGCAACAGCCAGCGGCGCTGGCCGGCCAAGGCCGGCAGCATGGGCCGGCCCTATCCCGGCCACCAGGTCGCGGTGATCGACGACGAGGGCCGCCCCGTGGCCGCCGGCGAGATCGGCGAAGTCGCGCTCAACCGCCTGGACATCCACGGCTATCCGGACCCCATCCTGTTCCTCGGCTACTGGAACAACCCGGCGGCCACGGCGGCCAAGTTCACCGGCGACTGGTGTCGCACCGGCGACCTGGCGCGCATCGACGCCGACGGCTATCTCTGGTACGCCGGACGCAGCGACGACGTCTTCAAGTCGGCCGGCTACCGCATCGGGCCGGGCGAGATCGAGAGCTGCCTGGTCAGCCACCCGGCGGTGGCCAATGCCGCCGTCGTGCCCAAGCCCGACGCCGAACGCGGCGCCCTGGTCAAGGCCTACGTGGTGCGCACCGCGGAGTATGCCGAGCGCGAGCCGCAGGCCCTGATCCAGGAACTGCAGGATTACGTGCGCGACCGCCTGGCCGCCTATGAATACCCCAAGGAAATCGAATTCCTGGACGAACTGCCGATGACCACCAGCGGCAAGATACAACGCCGGGTGCTGCGGCTGCGCGAGGAAGAACGCGCGGCGAACGCCGCCCACGACGCGACCTGA
- a CDS encoding gamma carbonic anhydrase family protein, with protein MAIYQLEDLVPDIDPDAWVAESAAIIGNVTLEAGVSIWPQVTIRGDNAPIVIQRGSNIQESSVLHVDADKGLVVGPYVTVGHQAMLHGCTIQEGALVGMQAIVLNDAVIGRNCLIGAGAIVPEGRVIPDNSLVIGIGKVVRELSPEEIANMRKNTEGYVRRAAQYKRALKRLA; from the coding sequence ATGGCGATCTATCAACTCGAAGACCTCGTTCCCGACATCGACCCCGACGCCTGGGTGGCCGAGAGCGCGGCCATCATCGGCAACGTCACGCTGGAGGCCGGCGTCAGCATCTGGCCGCAAGTGACCATCCGGGGGGACAACGCGCCCATCGTGATCCAGCGCGGCAGCAACATCCAGGAATCCAGCGTCCTGCACGTGGATGCGGACAAGGGCCTGGTGGTCGGCCCCTACGTGACCGTGGGCCATCAGGCCATGCTGCACGGCTGTACCATCCAGGAAGGCGCCCTGGTGGGCATGCAGGCCATCGTGCTGAACGATGCGGTGATCGGCCGCAATTGCCTGATCGGCGCCGGCGCCATCGTGCCGGAAGGCCGCGTGATTCCCGACAACAGCCTGGTGATCGGCATCGGCAAGGTGGTGCGCGAGCTGTCGCCCGAGGAAATCGCGAACATGCGCAAGAACACGGAAGGGTATGTGCGGCGCGCCGCGCAGTACAAGCGGGCGTTGAAGCGGCTGGCCTAG
- the hslO gene encoding Hsp33 family molecular chaperone HslO — MTDLLKKYLFEDRSVRVQAVRLHQTWLDAQTNHQYPPAIKRLLGELVAASTLLAANLKFDGSLLLQLQGDGPIALLVVECRSDLSLRATVKLRDGHAVPEDGTMQSLMNPGGNGRFIVVLDPQRKVPGQQAYQGIVPIIGESVAEALAHYMRQSEQLDTQLWLAADEQHAAGVLLQRLPEQGGNGEPGAPGSAALTWERAGHLAATIKREELLQLDIDTLIHRLFWEETLLAFDPLEVRWHCTCSRNRVAGMLRMLGREEVDSVLAEQGKVEVACDFCGKPYVFDAVDCARVFAGSQTMPEQDPPTVH, encoded by the coding sequence ATGACCGATCTCCTCAAGAAATATCTGTTCGAAGACCGCAGCGTGCGGGTGCAGGCCGTGCGCCTGCACCAGACCTGGCTGGATGCCCAGACCAATCACCAATATCCCCCCGCCATCAAGCGCCTGCTGGGCGAGCTGGTGGCGGCGTCCACCCTGCTGGCCGCCAACCTGAAGTTCGACGGCTCCCTGCTCCTGCAACTGCAGGGCGACGGCCCCATCGCCCTGCTGGTGGTGGAATGCCGCTCCGATCTCAGCCTGCGCGCGACCGTCAAGCTGCGCGACGGCCATGCGGTGCCGGAAGACGGCACCATGCAAAGCCTGATGAATCCGGGCGGCAACGGCCGCTTCATCGTGGTGCTGGACCCGCAGCGCAAGGTGCCCGGCCAGCAGGCCTACCAGGGCATCGTGCCCATCATCGGCGAAAGCGTGGCCGAGGCGCTGGCGCACTATATGCGGCAGTCCGAGCAGTTGGATACGCAGTTGTGGCTGGCCGCCGACGAGCAGCATGCCGCCGGCGTGCTGCTACAGCGCCTGCCCGAGCAGGGCGGCAACGGCGAGCCGGGCGCGCCCGGCAGCGCCGCGCTGACCTGGGAACGCGCCGGCCACCTGGCCGCCACCATCAAGCGCGAGGAACTGCTGCAGTTGGACATCGATACGCTGATCCACCGGCTGTTCTGGGAAGAAACCTTGCTGGCCTTCGATCCCCTCGAAGTGCGCTGGCACTGTACGTGCTCGCGCAACCGCGTCGCCGGCATGCTGCGCATGCTGGGCCGGGAGGAAGTCGACAGCGTCCTCGCCGAGCAGGGCAAGGTGGAAGTCGCCTGCGATTTTTGCGGCAAGCCCTATGTGTTCGACGCGGTCGACTGTGCGCGCGTCTTCGCCGGCTCGCAGACGATGCCGGAGCAGGACCCGCCGACCGTGCATTGA
- a CDS encoding TadE/TadG family type IV pilus assembly protein: MAASTLPFRLSGPAAQRGAALAGFVISLPVLLLAGLAVIEAAYWHITRQVLDVALLEAARAGATAHGRPQAMATAFEAALRPLPTGRARWRRIHDDSGAPAWRIDILAPPAAAYADFGVRGLAVPHGAGTTAIRNDYQAEEHARRRAKGWPEGRGPASGMTIFEANVLRLRLSYQLPPLTPIVRALLRALAPAGGDALRASAARAGNVLIVHEMALEMQSHPAAWPRRRIEPG; this comes from the coding sequence ATGGCTGCATCGACGCTCCCCTTCCGACTATCCGGGCCGGCCGCCCAGCGCGGCGCGGCGCTCGCCGGTTTCGTCATATCCCTTCCCGTGCTGCTGTTGGCCGGGCTGGCGGTCATAGAAGCCGCCTACTGGCACATCACCCGCCAGGTCCTGGACGTGGCCCTGCTGGAGGCCGCGCGGGCCGGCGCCACGGCGCATGGGCGTCCGCAAGCCATGGCGACGGCCTTCGAGGCGGCCCTGCGGCCGCTGCCCACCGGCAGGGCCCGCTGGCGGCGCATCCATGACGACAGCGGCGCGCCCGCCTGGCGCATAGACATACTCGCCCCGCCTGCCGCCGCCTACGCCGACTTCGGCGTGCGCGGCCTGGCCGTGCCCCATGGCGCGGGCACGACCGCGATACGCAACGACTACCAGGCCGAGGAACATGCCCGCCGGCGCGCCAAGGGTTGGCCCGAAGGACGCGGGCCCGCGTCCGGGATGACGATATTCGAAGCCAATGTCCTGCGGCTGCGGCTCAGCTACCAGTTGCCGCCGCTGACGCCCATCGTGCGCGCCCTGCTGCGGGCGCTGGCGCCGGCCGGCGGCGACGCGCTGCGCGCCTCGGCGGCGCGGGCGGGGAACGTCCTCATCGTGCACGAGATGGCGCTGGAGATGCAGTCGCACCCCGCGGCATGGCCGCGACGGAGGATAGAACCGGGATGA
- the ftsB gene encoding cell division protein FtsB, giving the protein MRLLFLVLLVLVGLIQYPLWAGKGGWFKVWDLQKQLAAQRETNDGLRARNNALDAEVHDLQSGTGAIEERARSELGMMREGEIFVQILPQNTAPPAGGASVAPPAAAPATPAPAASNNRPAAPARPAARH; this is encoded by the coding sequence ATGCGTTTGCTGTTCCTGGTTCTGCTGGTCCTGGTCGGCCTGATCCAATACCCGTTGTGGGCGGGGAAGGGCGGCTGGTTCAAAGTCTGGGACTTGCAGAAGCAATTGGCCGCGCAGCGCGAGACCAATGACGGCCTGCGGGCGCGCAACAACGCGCTGGACGCCGAAGTGCACGATCTGCAGTCGGGCACCGGCGCCATCGAGGAGCGTGCCCGCAGCGAGTTGGGCATGATGCGCGAAGGCGAGATTTTCGTGCAGATCCTGCCGCAGAACACGGCGCCGCCCGCTGGCGGCGCTTCGGTGGCGCCCCCCGCCGCCGCGCCAGCCACGCCCGCGCCGGCCGCGTCGAACAATCGTCCCGCCGCCCCCGCGCGTCCCGCTGCCCGGCATTGA
- the eno gene encoding phosphopyruvate hydratase: MSAIVDIIGREILDSRGNPTVECDVLLESGAMGRAAVPSGASTGAREAIELRDGDKSRYLGKGVLRAVENLNTEISEALMGLDAQEQTFVDRTLIELDGTDSKERLGANAILAASMAVARAAADESGLSLYRYFGGSGPMSMPVPMMNVINGGAHANNTLDMQEFMILPVGAASFREAMRWGAEVFHSLKKLINAQGMSTAVGDEGGFAPNVANHEAAIQLILKAIAEAGYEPGTQIALGLDCASSEFFRDGKYTLAGEGGVSLSSQEFANLLAAWCDKYPIISIEDGMAENDWDGWKILTDQLGKKVQLVGDDLFVTNTRILREGISRGVANSILIKINQIGTLTETFAAIEMAKRAGYTAVVSHRSGETEDSTIADIAVATNAMQIKTGSLSRSDRMAKYNQLLRIEEELAEVASYPGLEAFYNLR, encoded by the coding sequence ATGAGTGCAATTGTCGATATCATCGGCCGCGAGATTCTCGATTCGCGCGGCAACCCCACCGTCGAATGCGACGTGCTGCTGGAGTCCGGCGCCATGGGCCGCGCCGCCGTGCCCTCGGGCGCGTCGACCGGCGCGCGCGAAGCCATCGAACTGCGCGACGGCGACAAGAGCCGCTATCTCGGCAAGGGCGTGCTGCGCGCCGTCGAGAACCTGAATACCGAGATCTCCGAAGCCCTCATGGGCCTGGACGCGCAGGAACAGACCTTCGTCGACCGCACCCTGATCGAACTGGACGGCACCGACAGCAAGGAGCGCCTGGGCGCCAACGCCATCCTGGCCGCCAGCATGGCCGTGGCCCGCGCCGCCGCCGACGAATCCGGCCTGTCGCTGTACCGCTATTTCGGCGGCAGCGGCCCGATGAGCATGCCCGTGCCGATGATGAACGTCATCAACGGCGGCGCGCACGCCAACAACACCCTGGACATGCAGGAATTCATGATCCTGCCGGTGGGCGCGGCCAGCTTCCGCGAAGCCATGCGCTGGGGCGCCGAGGTCTTCCACTCGCTGAAGAAGCTGATCAACGCCCAGGGCATGTCCACCGCCGTGGGCGACGAAGGCGGCTTCGCGCCCAACGTCGCCAACCACGAGGCGGCCATCCAGTTGATCCTCAAGGCCATCGCCGAAGCCGGCTACGAGCCCGGCACGCAGATCGCCCTGGGCCTGGACTGCGCCAGCTCGGAATTCTTCCGCGACGGCAAGTACACCCTGGCCGGCGAAGGCGGCGTCTCGCTGTCCTCGCAGGAATTCGCCAACCTGCTGGCGGCCTGGTGCGACAAGTACCCCATCATCTCGATCGAGGACGGCATGGCCGAAAACGATTGGGACGGCTGGAAGATCCTGACCGATCAACTCGGCAAGAAGGTGCAACTGGTGGGCGACGACCTGTTCGTGACCAACACCCGCATCCTGCGCGAAGGCATCTCCAGGGGCGTGGCCAACTCGATCCTGATCAAGATCAACCAGATCGGCACCCTGACCGAGACCTTCGCCGCCATCGAAATGGCCAAGCGCGCCGGCTACACCGCCGTCGTGTCGCACCGTTCGGGCGAAACCGAGGACTCGACCATCGCCGATATCGCCGTGGCCACCAACGCCATGCAGATCAAGACCGGTTCGCTGTCGCGTTCCGACCGCATGGCCAAGTACAACCAGTTGCTGCGTATCGAGGAAGAACTGGCCGAAGTCGCTTCCTATCCCGGCCTCGAAGCCTTCTACAACCTGCGTTGA
- a CDS encoding CTP synthase has protein sequence MTKYVFVTGGVVSSLGKGIAAASLAAILESRGLQVTMLKLDPYINVDPGTMSPFQHGEVFVTEDGAETDLDLGHYERFISTRMRKVNNFTTGQIYESVLRKERRGDYLGKTVQVIPHITNEIQDFIARGAEAGFDGATDVAIVEIGGTVGDIESLPFLEAARQMSLRLGRNNAAFIHLTLVPFIASAGELKTKPTQHSVQKLREIGIYPNALLCRADRPIPDDERAKISLFANVPLDAVISVWDADSIYKVPSMLQKQGLDNLVCDALALTPPPADLSMWDNLVDALEHPQHEVTIGMVGKYIDLTESYKSLTEALVHAGIHTRSRVKIEYIDSEDIETRGTDQLKHLDAILVPGGFGKRGTEGKIAAIRYARENNVPYLGICLGMQLAVIEFARHVAGLGGANSTEFDPAAPHPVVALISEWMDREGRVEKRDANSDLGGTMRKGAQRCPIKAGTLAARIYGPEVNERHRHRYEVNNVYVPRLEEAGMVISARTPTENLPEMMELPKHPWFVGVQFHPEFTSTPRDGHPLFSSYIQAALANQAARNKGAA, from the coding sequence ATGACCAAATACGTCTTTGTCACCGGTGGCGTGGTGTCCTCCCTGGGGAAAGGCATCGCCGCCGCGTCTCTTGCCGCCATTCTCGAATCGCGCGGCCTCCAAGTCACCATGCTCAAGCTGGATCCGTATATCAACGTCGATCCGGGCACGATGAGCCCCTTCCAGCACGGTGAAGTCTTCGTGACCGAAGACGGCGCCGAGACCGACCTGGACCTGGGCCACTACGAGCGATTCATCTCCACCCGCATGCGCAAGGTGAACAATTTCACCACCGGGCAGATCTATGAATCGGTCCTGCGCAAGGAGCGGCGGGGCGACTACCTGGGCAAGACCGTGCAGGTCATTCCCCACATCACCAACGAAATCCAGGATTTCATCGCCCGCGGCGCGGAAGCCGGCTTCGACGGCGCCACCGACGTGGCCATCGTCGAGATCGGCGGCACGGTGGGCGACATCGAATCGCTGCCCTTCCTGGAAGCGGCGCGCCAGATGAGCCTGCGCCTGGGCCGCAACAACGCGGCCTTCATCCACCTGACCCTTGTTCCCTTCATCGCCTCGGCCGGCGAGCTCAAGACCAAGCCGACCCAGCACTCGGTGCAGAAGCTGCGCGAAATCGGCATCTACCCGAACGCGCTGCTGTGCCGCGCGGACCGCCCGATTCCGGACGACGAGCGCGCCAAGATCTCGCTGTTCGCCAACGTTCCGCTGGACGCCGTCATTTCGGTGTGGGACGCCGACTCGATCTACAAGGTCCCGTCCATGCTGCAGAAGCAGGGCCTGGACAACCTGGTGTGCGACGCGCTGGCCCTGACGCCGCCGCCGGCCGACCTGTCCATGTGGGACAACCTGGTCGACGCGCTGGAGCATCCCCAGCACGAGGTCACCATCGGCATGGTCGGCAAGTACATCGACCTGACCGAATCCTACAAGTCCCTGACCGAAGCGCTGGTGCACGCGGGCATCCACACCCGCTCGCGCGTGAAGATCGAGTACATCGATTCGGAAGACATCGAGACCCGCGGCACGGACCAGCTCAAGCATCTCGACGCCATCCTGGTCCCGGGCGGCTTCGGCAAGCGCGGCACGGAAGGCAAGATCGCCGCCATCCGCTACGCCCGCGAGAACAACGTGCCCTACCTGGGCATCTGCCTGGGCATGCAACTGGCCGTGATCGAGTTCGCCCGCCACGTGGCCGGCCTGGGCGGCGCCAACAGCACCGAGTTCGATCCCGCCGCGCCGCACCCGGTGGTGGCGCTGATCAGCGAATGGATGGACCGCGAAGGCCGCGTCGAGAAGCGCGACGCCAATTCCGACCTGGGCGGCACGATGCGCAAGGGCGCGCAGCGCTGCCCCATCAAGGCCGGCACGCTGGCGGCGCGGATCTACGGTCCCGAGGTCAACGAGCGCCATCGCCATCGCTACGAGGTCAACAACGTCTACGTGCCCCGCCTGGAAGAGGCCGGCATGGTGATCAGCGCCCGCACGCCGACGGAAAACCTGCCGGAAATGATGGAGCTGCCCAAGCACCCTTGGTTCGTGGGCGTCCAGTTCCACCCTGAATTCACCTCCACCCCGCGCGACGGCCACCCGCTGTTCTCCAGCTATATCCAGGCCGCGCTGGCCAACCAGGCCGCGCGTAACAAGGGCGCGGCATGA